The Saccharopolyspora gloriosae genome has a segment encoding these proteins:
- a CDS encoding GAF domain-containing protein encodes MKRTDHTPPDPLERARLLRRVHTAVLSGQRAPQAPRPVVFESWRRSLAASVDPERWEPPVVFESDRLAEVRAAHPLAACVPMLRRTLLDAADGTTHIMIVTDAEGNILWREGHPNVCRAADRVHLAEGTTWSESSIGTNAMGTTLATGRAVQIHSAEHLVRRYHSWTCAASPVHDPETGRILGAIDLSGPLHTMHPALPALVSAAATLVEGTLRDWMARRDELLRERHIDALRALRGEPGALLSSSGRVIAAEPGDLGLPDRVELDRPDGALLFGGREAHIEPLDDGYLLRAPRQSTPLPAPASPPAARQAPTLRLRFLTSRPVAELRGREVSLSPRRAELLAVLALCPDGVNAEQLALALHGEQGNPVTVRAEIHRLRTQLGHDVVQTKPYRLAAEVDADFLDLRAALREGRLDCALRLHRGVLLRSSESPAVRDEREDLITGLRGAVLAARDPELLWRLAEGSAGRDDIEVHEALLAFLATHDWRRATITARLKRLLDEPA; translated from the coding sequence ATGAAGCGCACCGACCACACCCCGCCCGACCCGCTGGAACGCGCCCGCCTGCTGCGGCGGGTGCACACCGCCGTGCTCTCCGGGCAGCGCGCTCCGCAGGCACCGCGCCCGGTGGTGTTCGAGTCGTGGCGTCGATCGCTGGCGGCGAGCGTGGATCCGGAGCGGTGGGAACCGCCGGTGGTGTTCGAGTCCGATCGGCTCGCCGAGGTCCGCGCGGCGCACCCGCTGGCGGCCTGCGTGCCGATGCTGCGGCGCACCCTGCTCGACGCGGCGGACGGCACCACGCACATCATGATCGTCACTGACGCCGAGGGGAACATCCTGTGGCGTGAGGGCCATCCGAACGTGTGCCGCGCCGCGGACCGCGTGCACCTGGCCGAGGGCACCACGTGGTCGGAGTCCTCGATCGGCACGAACGCGATGGGCACCACGCTGGCCACCGGGCGCGCGGTGCAGATCCACTCGGCCGAGCACCTGGTTCGCCGCTACCACTCGTGGACCTGTGCGGCGTCGCCGGTGCACGATCCGGAGACGGGCCGGATCCTCGGCGCGATCGATCTCAGCGGCCCGCTGCACACCATGCATCCGGCGCTGCCCGCACTGGTCTCGGCCGCCGCGACTCTCGTGGAAGGCACGCTGCGGGACTGGATGGCGCGGCGCGACGAACTCCTGCGGGAACGGCACATCGACGCGCTGCGCGCACTGCGCGGCGAGCCGGGGGCGTTGCTGAGCTCCTCGGGCCGCGTGATCGCCGCCGAACCGGGTGATCTCGGGCTGCCGGACCGGGTCGAGCTGGACCGGCCGGACGGGGCGTTGCTGTTCGGCGGCCGAGAAGCTCACATCGAGCCGCTGGACGACGGCTACCTGCTGCGCGCGCCGCGGCAGAGCACCCCGCTCCCCGCACCGGCATCACCACCGGCCGCACGACAGGCACCGACGCTGCGGTTGCGCTTCCTCACGTCCCGCCCGGTCGCCGAACTGCGCGGCCGCGAGGTGTCGCTGAGTCCGCGCCGAGCGGAGCTGCTGGCCGTGCTGGCGTTGTGCCCCGACGGCGTCAACGCCGAGCAGCTGGCCCTCGCGCTGCACGGCGAACAGGGCAACCCGGTGACGGTGCGCGCCGAGATCCACCGGCTGCGCACCCAACTGGGACACGACGTGGTGCAGACGAAGCCGTACCGGCTCGCCGCCGAGGTCGACGCCGACTTCTTGGACCTGCGGGCCGCATTGCGGGAGGGACGGCTGGACTGCGCACTGCGACTGCACCGCGGCGTGCTGCTGCGCTCGTCCGAATCGCCCGCCGTGCGCGACGAGCGGGAGGACCTGATCACCGGGCTGCGCGGCGCGGTACTGGCGGCACGCGACCCGGAACTGCTGTGGCGGCTCGCCGAGGGGTCGGCCGGACGCGACGACATCGAGGTGCACGAAGCGCTGCTGGCCTTCCTGGCCACCCACGACTGGCGCCGCGCGACGATCACCGCCCGCCTCAAACGGCTACTGGACGAGCCGGCCTGA
- a CDS encoding beta-N-acetylhexosaminidase, which yields MPLTSSRPVRARRVRAATAALLTGVLTAGALSTITPAAVAAPESPLHQVIPAPESVREDPGVEFTLTAESAISADPGASEVADYLAGVLRPATGFPLPVAEGGAGDVALRLDDADLGPAGYRLDVAGDAVTLHAGGADGLFNGVQTLRQLLPATIESPQVRPGPWTIPGGEITDRPRYEHRAAGLDVARHFFDVESVKRYIDQIALYKMNFLRLHLSDDQGWRIQINDWPRLTEHGGSTEVGGGPGGFYTQQDYSEIVAYAESRHVTIIPEIDTPGHTNAALSSYAELNCDGVAPPLYTGIEVGFSSLCVDKDVTYEFLDDVIREIAALTPGPYLHIGGDEADATSDEQYRAFMDRALPIVEKYGKTAVGWHEYAKAEPQAGSVVQYWGVEAAEADTMAAAAARGNKILMSPADKSYLDMKYDESTELGLSWAAYIEVADAYGWDPASHLPGVPAESVLGIEAPMWTETLENSAHLETMAFPRLPAIAELGWSPAATHDWESFRTRLAEQGPRWTAAGIGFTRSPQIPWP from the coding sequence ATGCCCCTCACCTCCTCACGACCGGTCCGCGCGCGCCGGGTCCGCGCCGCGACGGCGGCGCTGCTGACCGGTGTGCTCACCGCCGGAGCTCTGAGCACGATCACGCCCGCGGCGGTCGCCGCGCCGGAATCCCCGCTGCACCAGGTCATCCCCGCTCCGGAATCGGTGCGCGAAGATCCCGGCGTGGAGTTCACGCTGACCGCCGAGAGCGCGATCAGCGCCGATCCGGGTGCGAGCGAGGTCGCCGACTACCTCGCCGGAGTGCTGCGTCCCGCCACCGGGTTCCCGCTGCCGGTCGCCGAGGGCGGCGCGGGCGATGTCGCGCTGCGCCTCGACGACGCGGACCTCGGGCCTGCCGGATACCGGCTCGACGTCGCGGGCGACGCGGTGACCCTGCACGCGGGCGGCGCGGACGGACTGTTCAACGGCGTGCAGACGCTGCGCCAGCTGCTGCCCGCGACGATCGAGAGCCCGCAGGTGCGACCGGGGCCGTGGACGATCCCCGGCGGTGAGATCACCGACCGGCCGCGGTACGAGCACCGGGCGGCGGGGCTCGACGTGGCCCGGCACTTCTTCGACGTCGAGTCGGTGAAGCGCTACATCGATCAGATCGCGCTGTACAAGATGAACTTCCTGCGCCTGCACCTGAGCGATGACCAGGGCTGGCGGATTCAGATCAACGACTGGCCGCGGCTCACCGAGCACGGCGGCAGCACCGAGGTCGGCGGCGGCCCCGGCGGCTTCTACACGCAGCAGGACTACTCCGAGATCGTGGCCTACGCGGAGTCCCGCCACGTCACCATCATCCCGGAGATCGACACCCCCGGGCACACCAACGCGGCGCTGTCGTCGTACGCGGAGCTCAACTGCGACGGGGTCGCGCCACCGCTGTACACCGGCATCGAGGTCGGGTTCAGCTCGCTGTGCGTGGACAAGGACGTCACCTACGAGTTCCTGGACGACGTGATCCGCGAGATCGCGGCGCTCACCCCCGGCCCGTACCTGCACATCGGCGGCGATGAGGCGGACGCGACGAGCGACGAGCAGTACCGGGCGTTCATGGACCGGGCGCTGCCGATCGTGGAGAAGTACGGCAAGACCGCCGTCGGCTGGCACGAGTACGCCAAGGCCGAGCCGCAGGCCGGTTCGGTCGTGCAGTACTGGGGCGTCGAGGCCGCGGAGGCCGACACGATGGCGGCGGCCGCCGCCCGCGGCAACAAGATCCTGATGTCGCCCGCCGACAAGTCCTATCTGGACATGAAGTACGACGAGTCCACCGAGCTCGGCCTGAGTTGGGCCGCCTACATCGAGGTCGCCGACGCGTACGGCTGGGACCCGGCGAGCCACCTGCCCGGCGTGCCCGCGGAGTCCGTGCTCGGCATCGAGGCTCCGATGTGGACGGAGACGCTGGAGAACTCCGCGCACCTGGAGACGATGGCGTTCCCGCGCCTGCCCGCGATCGCCGAGCTGGGCTGGTCGCCTGCGGCGACGCACGACTGGGAGTCGTTCCGCACCCGGCTCGCCGAGCAGGGTCCGCGCTGGACGGCGGCGGGCATCGGCTTCACCCGCTCCCCGCAGATCCCCTGGCCGTGA
- a CDS encoding propionyl-CoA synthetase, translating to MLMSAYADAYRRSLTDPEGFWLEAATTVDWDRAPTTALDESGRWFPDGVLNTCFNALDRHVRDGRGDQDAVIWDSAMTGQVAHWTYRELLDRVSRFAGALRARGVGKGDRVIVYLPMIPEALVVMLACARIGAVHSVVFGGFAPKELAARIDDALPTVLVAASCGLEPNRVVEYKPIVDEALRLAEHRPEGGVLIFQREQAHAELGPGEADAAAELAAAEPTDCVPVAATDPLYVLYTSGTTGLPKGVVRDHGGHAVALRWSMNAIYDIGPGEVFWTASDVGWVVGHSYIVYGPLLAGATTVVYEGKPVGTPDAGAFWRVIAEHGVKALFTAPTAFRAIKRVDHEAAELARYDVSSLRTLFLAGERLDPETYQWAVRTLDVPVVDHWWQTETGWPICANLRGLEPMPIKPGSPTVPVPGFDVRVLDQSGEELPHGSEGAICIKQPLPPGMLPTLWGDDERFRESYLSRYPGYYLTGDSGHIDEDGYVFVMGRTDDVINVAGHRLSTGSMEAVLATHPAVAECAVVGVHDQLKGQVPRGFVVLKSGVEVDPETLRAELVASVRDQIGPVAAFRDVDVVDGLPKTRSGKILRKSMREIADSGETKVPSTIEDPAVLENLRESLRGGR from the coding sequence ATGCTCATGAGCGCCTACGCCGACGCCTACCGGCGAAGCCTCACGGACCCCGAAGGGTTCTGGCTGGAGGCCGCCACGACCGTCGATTGGGACCGTGCACCGACCACCGCGTTGGACGAGTCCGGCCGGTGGTTCCCGGACGGAGTGCTCAACACCTGCTTCAACGCGCTGGACCGGCACGTCCGCGACGGACGCGGCGACCAGGACGCGGTGATCTGGGATTCCGCGATGACCGGGCAGGTGGCCCACTGGACCTATCGCGAACTGCTGGACCGGGTCTCCAGGTTCGCGGGCGCGCTGCGGGCGCGCGGGGTCGGCAAGGGCGACCGGGTGATCGTCTACCTTCCGATGATCCCGGAAGCGCTGGTGGTGATGCTGGCGTGCGCGCGGATCGGCGCGGTGCATTCGGTGGTGTTCGGCGGTTTCGCGCCGAAGGAGCTCGCCGCGCGGATCGACGACGCCCTGCCGACGGTGCTGGTGGCCGCCTCCTGCGGCCTGGAGCCGAACCGGGTGGTCGAGTACAAGCCCATCGTGGACGAGGCCCTGCGGCTCGCCGAGCACCGCCCGGAAGGCGGCGTGCTGATCTTCCAGCGGGAGCAGGCCCACGCCGAGCTCGGCCCCGGCGAGGCGGACGCGGCGGCGGAACTCGCCGCCGCCGAACCCACCGACTGCGTGCCGGTGGCGGCGACCGATCCGCTGTACGTGCTCTATACCTCCGGCACCACCGGCCTCCCCAAGGGCGTGGTGCGCGACCACGGCGGTCACGCCGTGGCGCTGCGCTGGTCGATGAACGCGATCTACGACATCGGCCCCGGCGAGGTGTTCTGGACCGCCTCGGACGTGGGCTGGGTCGTCGGGCACTCCTACATCGTCTACGGTCCGCTGTTGGCCGGGGCGACGACAGTGGTCTACGAGGGCAAGCCGGTGGGTACTCCGGACGCCGGGGCGTTCTGGCGGGTCATCGCCGAGCACGGCGTGAAAGCGTTGTTCACGGCGCCCACCGCGTTCCGGGCGATCAAGCGGGTGGATCACGAGGCCGCCGAGCTCGCCCGCTACGACGTGTCGAGCCTGCGGACGTTGTTCCTGGCAGGCGAGCGGCTCGATCCGGAGACCTACCAGTGGGCCGTGCGGACCTTGGACGTGCCGGTGGTGGATCACTGGTGGCAGACCGAGACGGGCTGGCCGATCTGCGCGAACCTGCGGGGCCTGGAGCCGATGCCGATCAAGCCGGGCTCGCCGACGGTGCCGGTGCCGGGGTTCGACGTGCGGGTGCTGGATCAGTCCGGCGAGGAGCTGCCGCACGGCTCCGAGGGCGCGATCTGCATCAAGCAGCCGTTGCCGCCGGGCATGCTGCCGACGTTGTGGGGCGATGACGAACGGTTCCGCGAGTCGTACCTGTCCCGCTACCCCGGTTACTACCTCACCGGCGACAGCGGGCACATCGACGAGGACGGTTACGTGTTCGTCATGGGCCGCACCGACGACGTGATCAACGTCGCGGGCCACCGGTTGTCCACGGGCTCGATGGAGGCGGTGCTCGCGACGCATCCGGCGGTGGCGGAGTGCGCCGTGGTCGGCGTGCACGACCAGCTCAAGGGCCAGGTGCCGCGCGGGTTCGTGGTGCTCAAGTCCGGCGTGGAGGTGGATCCGGAGACGTTGCGCGCCGAGCTGGTGGCGTCGGTGCGGGACCAGATCGGGCCGGTCGCGGCGTTCCGCGACGTCGACGTGGTCGACGGCCTGCCGAAGACCCGCTCCGGCAAGATCCTGCGCAAGTCGATGCGCGAGATCGCGGACTCCGGGGAGACGAAGGTGCCGTCGACGATCGAGGATCCGGCGGTTCTGGAGAACCTGCGGGAGTCGCTGCGCGGCGGCCGCTGA
- a CDS encoding aldehyde dehydrogenase family protein, whose product MTLYAAPGTAGSVVEFRSRYDHFIGGEYVAPAKGGYFENPSPINGKAFTEIARGTADDVERAVDAAEGAAVAWGRTAPAERAGVLLAIADRMEQNLEKLAVAESWENGKPVRETLAADIPLAIDHFRYFAGALRAQEGSLSQIDPDTVAYHFHEPLGVVAQIIPWNFPLLMATWKLAPALAGGNAIVLKPAEQTPASIHVLLELIADLLPPGVLNVVNGFGVEAGKPLASNPRIRKVAFTGETTTGRLILQYASENIIPVTVELGGKSPNIFFDDVAAKRDAYYDKALEGFAMFALNQGEVCTCPSRALVQQGIYRDFLADAVARTETIKQGNPLDTDTQIGAQASNDQLEKILSYIDIGKQEGAKILTGGERIEHGGDLAGGYYVQPTIFEGHNKQRIFQEEIFGPVLSVASFADYDEAVKTANDTLYGLGAGVWSRDGNTAYRAGREIQSGRVWVNNYHTYPAHAAFGGYKQSGIGRENHKVMLDHYQQTKNLLVSYAESGPGLF is encoded by the coding sequence ATGACCCTCTACGCAGCACCGGGAACCGCCGGATCGGTGGTCGAGTTCCGCTCGCGTTACGACCACTTCATCGGCGGCGAGTACGTCGCGCCCGCCAAGGGCGGCTATTTCGAGAATCCGTCGCCGATCAACGGCAAGGCCTTCACCGAGATCGCTCGCGGCACCGCCGACGACGTGGAGCGCGCGGTGGACGCCGCCGAGGGCGCCGCGGTGGCGTGGGGACGCACCGCGCCCGCCGAACGCGCCGGGGTGCTGTTGGCCATCGCCGACCGCATGGAGCAGAACCTGGAGAAGCTCGCGGTCGCCGAGAGCTGGGAGAACGGCAAGCCGGTCCGGGAGACGCTGGCCGCCGACATTCCGCTGGCCATCGACCACTTCCGCTACTTCGCGGGCGCGCTGCGAGCTCAGGAGGGCTCGCTGTCGCAGATCGACCCCGACACCGTGGCCTACCACTTCCACGAGCCGCTCGGCGTCGTCGCCCAGATCATCCCGTGGAACTTCCCGCTGCTGATGGCGACCTGGAAGCTGGCACCGGCGCTGGCGGGCGGCAACGCGATCGTGCTCAAGCCCGCCGAGCAGACGCCCGCATCGATCCACGTGCTGCTGGAACTGATCGCGGACCTGCTGCCGCCGGGCGTGCTCAACGTCGTCAACGGGTTCGGCGTCGAAGCGGGCAAGCCGCTCGCCTCGAACCCCCGGATCCGCAAGGTCGCCTTCACCGGTGAGACCACGACCGGACGGCTGATCCTGCAGTACGCCAGCGAGAACATCATCCCGGTCACCGTGGAACTCGGTGGCAAGAGCCCGAACATCTTCTTCGACGACGTCGCCGCCAAGCGCGACGCGTACTACGACAAGGCGCTCGAAGGCTTCGCGATGTTCGCCCTCAACCAGGGCGAGGTGTGCACCTGCCCGTCGCGGGCGCTGGTCCAGCAGGGCATCTACCGGGACTTCCTGGCCGATGCGGTGGCCCGCACGGAGACGATCAAGCAGGGGAACCCGCTGGACACCGACACCCAGATCGGCGCCCAGGCCAGCAACGACCAGCTGGAGAAGATCCTCTCCTACATCGACATCGGCAAGCAGGAAGGCGCCAAGATCCTCACCGGCGGCGAGCGCATCGAGCACGGCGGCGATCTCGCGGGCGGCTACTACGTGCAGCCCACGATCTTCGAGGGGCACAACAAGCAGCGGATCTTCCAGGAGGAGATCTTCGGCCCGGTCCTGTCGGTGGCGTCCTTCGCCGACTACGACGAAGCGGTGAAGACCGCCAACGACACCCTCTACGGTCTCGGCGCCGGCGTCTGGTCCCGCGACGGCAACACCGCCTACCGGGCGGGCCGCGAGATCCAGTCCGGCCGGGTGTGGGTGAACAACTACCACACCTACCCGGCGCACGCGGCCTTCGGCGGCTACAAGCAGTCCGGCATCGGGCGCGAGAACCACAAGGTGATGCTCGACCACTACCAGCAGACGAAGAACCTTTTGGTGAGCTACGCCGAGAGCGGCCCGGGGCTGTTCTGA
- the gcvH gene encoding glycine cleavage system protein GcvH, protein MAPDGIKYTQDHEWVLRTGEATVRVGITDYAQQQLGDVVFVQLPEVGETVEAGGGIGEVESTKSVSDIYAPVAGEIVARNEQLDDQPELVNSEPFGEGWMIEIKLADPAAPDDLLQESDYQALIDQG, encoded by the coding sequence GTGGCCCCGGACGGGATCAAGTACACCCAGGATCACGAGTGGGTGCTGCGCACCGGCGAGGCGACCGTGCGCGTCGGGATCACCGACTACGCCCAGCAGCAGCTCGGCGATGTCGTGTTCGTGCAGCTTCCCGAGGTGGGCGAGACCGTCGAGGCCGGTGGCGGCATCGGCGAGGTCGAATCGACCAAGAGCGTCTCCGACATCTACGCGCCCGTCGCCGGCGAGATCGTCGCCCGCAACGAGCAGCTCGACGACCAGCCGGAGCTGGTCAACTCGGAGCCGTTCGGCGAAGGCTGGATGATCGAGATCAAGCTCGCCGACCCGGCCGCGCCCGACGACTTGCTCCAGGAAAGCGACTACCAAGCCCTCATCGACCAGGGATGA
- a CDS encoding CDP-alcohol phosphatidyltransferase family protein gives MTWPNLLSAVRLAGVPLFLWLLLGPQSDLLALLVLVVSGATDWLDGKLARWLDQYSRVGELLDPAADRLYIVATLFAFVLRDVIPWWAAAALIGRDVVLTLCLPVLRWHGFEPPEVHYLGKAATFCLMYAFPLLLLVQEDFAFESVVRPVAYAFTCWGGALYVWAGVLYLMQVLGAVRAARSRSA, from the coding sequence ATGACGTGGCCCAACCTGCTCAGCGCGGTGCGGCTCGCAGGTGTTCCGCTCTTCCTGTGGCTGCTGCTCGGGCCGCAATCGGACCTGCTCGCACTGCTCGTGTTGGTCGTCAGCGGTGCCACCGATTGGCTCGACGGAAAACTGGCCCGCTGGCTCGACCAGTACAGCCGGGTGGGCGAACTGCTGGACCCCGCGGCCGACCGGCTCTACATCGTCGCGACGCTGTTCGCGTTCGTGCTCCGCGACGTGATCCCGTGGTGGGCCGCGGCCGCTCTGATCGGTCGCGACGTCGTGCTCACGCTGTGCCTTCCGGTGCTGCGCTGGCACGGATTCGAGCCGCCGGAGGTGCACTACCTCGGCAAAGCGGCCACGTTCTGCCTGATGTACGCGTTCCCGCTGTTGTTGCTGGTGCAGGAGGACTTCGCCTTCGAGAGCGTGGTGCGACCGGTTGCCTACGCCTTCACCTGCTGGGGCGGGGCGCTCTACGTGTGGGCCGGCGTCCTGTACCTGATGCAGGTTCTGGGCGCCGTGCGCGCGGCCCGTTCCCGTAGCGCCTGA
- a CDS encoding phosphopantetheine-binding protein, with the protein MSAGNVDEAGQRRVQEEKMNEKLTLEGVRADVAELLYEDPEELTDEENLLDWGLDSVRIMSLVERWRRQGVQVTFADLAERPTLAEWWTVLESKA; encoded by the coding sequence ATGAGCGCCGGGAACGTCGACGAGGCCGGGCAACGGCGGGTGCAGGAGGAGAAGATGAACGAGAAGCTGACCTTGGAGGGCGTGCGGGCCGATGTGGCCGAACTGCTCTACGAGGACCCGGAGGAACTCACCGACGAGGAGAACCTGCTGGACTGGGGGCTCGATTCGGTGCGGATCATGAGCCTGGTGGAGCGCTGGCGCCGCCAGGGCGTGCAGGTCACGTTCGCCGATCTGGCCGAACGCCCCACGCTCGCGGAATGGTGGACGGTTCTGGAGTCCAAGGCCTGA
- a CDS encoding DUF779 domain-containing protein, with product MGDTDTGTPARVAVTPEAADLIRRLRAQHGPVMFHQSGGCCDGSAPMCYPQGEFRTGVSDVHLGDLAVHDENGEPDPVPMWMSGPQFEYWKHTHLTIDVVPGRGSGFSLEAPEGVRFLIRSRLLTDEEWAGLGES from the coding sequence ATGGGCGACACCGACACGGGCACTCCCGCACGGGTGGCCGTGACCCCGGAGGCGGCGGACCTGATCCGCCGCCTCCGGGCGCAACACGGCCCGGTGATGTTCCACCAGTCCGGCGGGTGCTGCGACGGGAGTGCCCCGATGTGCTACCCGCAAGGCGAGTTCCGCACCGGAGTGTCGGACGTGCACCTCGGTGATCTGGCCGTGCACGACGAGAACGGCGAGCCGGATCCGGTGCCGATGTGGATGTCCGGCCCCCAGTTCGAGTACTGGAAGCACACCCACCTCACCATCGACGTGGTACCGGGGCGGGGGAGCGGTTTCTCCTTGGAGGCGCCCGAAGGCGTGCGCTTCCTGATCCGTTCCCGGCTGCTCACCGACGAGGAGTGGGCAGGCCTCGGCGAAAGCTGA
- a CDS encoding bifunctional nuclease family protein: MSSEMRVVGVRVELPANQPILLLRETEGERYLPIWIGSVEATAIALEQQGVRPARPLTHDLLKDVIGALGRDLEEVRITDLQEGTFFAELIFDGDVRVSARPSDSVALALRVGVPIHADESVLDEAGLIIPDEQEDEVEKFREFLDSVSPEDFRGADT; encoded by the coding sequence ATGAGCAGCGAAATGCGCGTCGTCGGCGTGCGAGTGGAACTACCAGCCAACCAGCCGATTCTGCTGCTGCGCGAGACCGAGGGCGAACGGTACCTGCCGATCTGGATCGGATCGGTGGAGGCCACCGCGATCGCGTTGGAGCAGCAGGGCGTGCGACCGGCCAGACCGCTCACCCATGACCTGCTCAAGGACGTCATCGGCGCCCTGGGGCGGGACCTGGAAGAGGTGCGGATCACCGATCTGCAGGAGGGCACGTTCTTCGCCGAACTCATCTTCGATGGAGACGTGCGGGTCTCGGCACGCCCGAGTGACTCGGTGGCGCTGGCGTTGCGGGTCGGAGTGCCGATCCACGCCGACGAGTCGGTGCTCGACGAGGCCGGGCTGATCATCCCGGACGAGCAGGAGGACGAGGTCGAGAAGTTCCGGGAATTCCTGGACTCGGTCTCTCCGGAGGACTTCCGCGGCGCCGATACCTGA
- a CDS encoding isochorismatase family protein, producing MGLPTIAPYRVPRQDELPANRVDWRPEASRAVLLVHDMERHFVDAFEPGSEPLTEVVPNIRTLAEQARAAGVPVVYCAQPSGQTPQQRGLQLEWWGPGVADPAQEAIIDELAPEPGDVRLTKWRYSAFQRTELRETMRSWGRDQLIITGIYAHIGCLMTAAEAFQQEVQAFLAADAVADFSADEHLMAVRYAAKRCAVVDSAQRLADALAPQRSVVA from the coding sequence GTGGGGTTGCCGACGATCGCGCCGTACCGGGTTCCGAGGCAGGACGAGCTGCCCGCCAACCGGGTGGACTGGCGGCCGGAAGCGAGCCGGGCCGTGCTGCTCGTGCACGACATGGAACGCCACTTCGTGGACGCTTTCGAACCGGGTTCGGAGCCGCTGACCGAGGTGGTGCCGAACATCCGGACGCTGGCCGAGCAGGCCCGTGCGGCCGGTGTGCCGGTGGTGTACTGCGCCCAGCCGAGCGGGCAGACTCCGCAGCAGCGCGGCCTGCAGCTGGAGTGGTGGGGTCCCGGCGTCGCCGACCCCGCGCAGGAGGCGATCATCGACGAACTCGCCCCCGAACCGGGCGACGTGCGGCTGACGAAGTGGCGCTACAGCGCGTTCCAGCGCACCGAGTTACGCGAGACGATGCGCTCCTGGGGTCGTGACCAGCTGATCATCACCGGGATCTACGCGCACATCGGCTGCCTGATGACCGCCGCCGAGGCGTTCCAGCAGGAGGTGCAGGCGTTCCTGGCCGCCGACGCGGTCGCCGACTTCTCCGCCGATGAGCACCTGATGGCGGTGCGGTACGCGGCGAAGCGGTGCGCCGTGGTCGACTCTGCGCAGCGGCTGGCCGATGCGTTGGCGCCGCAGCGATCCGTGGTCGCATGA
- the garA gene encoding glycogen accumulation regulator GarA encodes MSQNDGPGGVPPEQSPETTSVFRPFLSEPESTESATPEPAAASGVDALPAGAALLVVKRGPNAGSRFLLDRETTSSGRHPDSDIFLDDVTVSRRHAEFRREGNDFVVVDVGSLNGTYVNREPVDTSVLANGDEVQIGKFRLVFLTGPIEGQGR; translated from the coding sequence GTGAGCCAGAACGACGGGCCCGGCGGCGTTCCGCCGGAGCAGTCACCGGAGACCACCTCGGTCTTCAGGCCGTTCCTCTCGGAGCCGGAGAGCACCGAGAGTGCGACCCCGGAGCCGGCAGCGGCCTCCGGGGTCGATGCGTTGCCCGCCGGGGCTGCCCTGCTGGTGGTCAAGCGCGGCCCGAACGCCGGGTCGCGATTCCTGCTCGATCGGGAGACCACCAGCTCCGGACGCCACCCGGACAGCGACATCTTCCTCGACGACGTGACGGTGTCCCGTCGGCACGCCGAGTTCCGGCGAGAGGGCAACGACTTCGTCGTCGTCGACGTCGGCAGCCTCAACGGCACCTACGTCAACCGGGAACCGGTGGACACCTCGGTGCTCGCCAACGGCGACGAGGTGCAGATCGGGAAGTTCCGGTTGGTGTTCCTGACCGGTCCGATCGAGGGCCAGGGCCGCTAA